Genomic segment of bacterium:
CGGGTCTTGTTTGTCTGCACCGGCAACACCTGTCGCAGCCCGATGGCCGAGGGAATCCTGAAGAAGGCGCTGGCCGAACTGCCCGACAACCCGGTGCGGTTCGATGTCCGTTCCGCCGGAACCGGCGGCATGATCGGAGCTCCCGCCACCGACAACGCCATCGCCATCTGCGCCAGGTATGGCATCGATCTCTCCGCGCACCGCTCGCAGGCGGTGACGCCGGCGCTGTTGCAGGAGTCCGATCTCGTCCTGGCCCTGTCGGAGGAGCACCACGAATCCTGCATCAATCTCGGCGCCGATCCCGATCGGGTCTTTCTTCTGCGCGCCTTTCCGAATGCGACGTTCGA
This window contains:
- a CDS encoding low molecular weight protein arginine phosphatase, encoding MPEPDPPAAGSRPYRVLFVCTGNTCRSPMAEGILKKALAELPDNPVRFDVRSAGTGGMIGAPATDNAIAICARYGIDLSAHRSQAVTPALLQESDLVLALSEEHHESCINLGADPDRVFLLRAFPNATFDPRRDSIRDPIGGDMNRYEQAFFEIEEAIRRALPGIRQRAGVAS